A stretch of Oryza brachyantha chromosome 4, ObraRS2, whole genome shotgun sequence DNA encodes these proteins:
- the LOC121054224 gene encoding uncharacterized protein LOC121054224 gives MTATARGVGGSREAEEVIEVVVDISTSPAVRVGPVMAMRSAMGVGLAAADVRPVLAIGVATTCGAAVSTPSRSRRWLHHHHQHQRHRSHHRQANISASASSEEDPGQVVHELVEFCCTSQVRKCYSIQRDSERRLPKQSRPQPR, from the exons atgaccGCGACCGCAAGAGGGGTAGGAGGGTCTCGAGAGGCCGAGGAGGTTAtagaggtggtggtggacatAAGCACGAGTCCGGCGGTTCGCGTGGGCCCCGTCATGGCGATGAGGTCCGCGATGGGCGTgggactggcggcggcggacgttCGTCCGGTTCTGGCGATCGGTGTGGCGACAacgtgcggcgcggcggtgagtaCACCTTCCCGCAGCCGGCGCTGGctccatcatcatcaccagcaCCAGCGGCACCGCTCCCACCACCGACAAGCAAACATcagcgccagcgccagcaGCGAAGAGGATCCAGGACAAGTTGTCCACGAGCTCGTCGAGTTCTGTTG CACGAGTCAAGTGAGGAAGTGCTATTCGATCCAAAGGGACTCAGAGAGGCGCTTACCAAAGCAAAGCAGGCCGCAGCCGAGGTGA
- the LOC102715578 gene encoding protein FAR1-RELATED SEQUENCE 5-like: MATATTSGDPAAGGGGEPTPSSSASAPPREPTSRISHIVRTYLDLSSNPKKRRAGAAPNRQPRSGGGGGQGTPAAADGEKAAPSAAQPTRLLRELGVRVSRYTHEERRGIILRYMQKRSGRQGVQRATSKVPSRQALAERRQRGSRGQFLSKEGAQSADKIEQKAEEEPEVPPEVVANAGGVPIVGMVFENEEKAYEYYASYAGNVGFSVRKGLWDKTVKNVARSRVFVCSREGFRSNNEAKRPRPETRTGCPARIAIKLVSNGKYRVSEFVEDHNHQLSAPFDIEMLNSQKVFSKIQPGNRNASNIPPGCKNYIRTKSTAHINPEDLGALMDYCRRMKSENPSFYYAIQVDENDKATNVFWADARSIVDYHYFCDVICFDTTYKVNDCRKHLALFLGMNHHRQMVIFGSAFLYDETVESFKWLFETFKSAMCGKQPKTILTDRSAALKEALSLTWPGTVHRSCLWQIYQNAAKSLKHVFNTFEGFALDFRHCIFDIKDDQEFDEAWNVIVEKYNLKEEEWLNKLYEDRENWALPYNRQIFLGDIKSMLQAETCCVRLREYLDCEKHIYLFLKLFESSTEKRRQEEIQADYQASQGALRVSVPLLWQGANLYTPIIFELFRKEYELCMDCMAYNCGEFGSLSEYMITVKNKTKDQLVRFDSSDGTVACTCKKFENAGILCCHILKVYELRNVKEIAPQYFLKRWRKDAKLGTADGINGFNFDNDTKSSVPERYAAVCRLFYKIAAKAAENVDTFALMANQSDQLFEEVERILQSTMASKSSVGPSIKDQLTRMVQSDYLLNNSNEAEKSTGKKKNEVYRHKNALGTNKRQKTRKDTRHPDGATTGPRDGELNMTPENAQSESRNSPNQFLPDQLMQGHYILGHSFENLHNNLNQFGQASSVPTLQQQAFPVNNQLAQGYPSDMHGLQFVGTNPQMEHENTDQTQSSIPVWDFL; this comes from the exons atggccaccgccaccacctccggcgaccccgccgccggcggcggcggggagcccACCCCGTCCTCGTCAGcatccgcgccgcctcgcGAGCCCACGTCCCGCATATCCCACATCGTGCGCACCTACCTCGACCTCTCCTCCAACCCCAAGaagcgccgcgccggcgcggctCCCAATCGCCAGCCCaggtccggcggcggcggcggccagggaacccccgccgccgcagacgGAGAAAAGGCGGCCCCATCGGCGGCGCAGCCCACGCGGCTGCTCCGCGAGCTGGGCGTCCGGGTCTCCCGCTACACGCACGAGGAGCGCCGCGGCATCATCCTCCGCTACATGCAGAAGCGGAGCGGCCGCCAGGGCGTCCAGCGCGCGACCTCCAAG GTTCCATCGAGGCAGGCTCTCGCGGAGCGGCGGCAGAGGGGTTCCAGAGGGCAGTTCCTCAGCAAGGAGGGCGCGCAG AGCGCAGATAAAATAGAGCAAAAGGCAGAAGAAGAGCCGGAAGTGCCACCAGAAGTTGTTGCAAATGCTGGAGGAGTGCCCATAGTTGGAATGGTTTTCGAGAATGAAGAGAAAGCATACGAGTATTATGCTAGCTATGCTGGAAATGTAGGATTCAGTGTTCGGAAAGGACTGTGGGATAAAACGGTGAAAAATGTCGCTAGGTCAAGGGTCTTTGTATGCTCTCGGGAGGGCTTTCGATCAAACAATGAGGCCAAAAGACCTCGTCCAGAGACTAGGACAGGTTGTCCTGCACGAATAGCTATCAAATTGGTATCCAATGGCAAGTACCGAGTGTCAGAATTCGTGGAAGATCACAATCACCAGCTTTCTGCACCGTTTGATATAGAGATGCTGAACTCACAGAAAGTTTTCAGCAAGATTCAACCTGGAAACCGAAATGCTAGTAACATTCCTCCAGGATGCAAGAATTACATTCGGACCAAGTCGACAGCTCATATAAATCCAGAGGATCTTGGAGCTCTAATGGATTATTGTCGGAGAATGAAGAGTGAAAATCCATCTTTCTATTATGCCATTCAGGTGGATGAAAATGATAAAGCAACAAATGTCTTCTGGGCTGATGCAAGATCAATAGTAGACTATCATTATTTCTGTGATGTGATCTGCTTTGACACAACATATAAAGTAAATGACTGCAGAAAGCACTTAGCATTGTTTTTGGGTATGAACCATCATAGGCAAATGGTCATATTTGGTTCTGCTTTTCTGTATGATGAAACCGTTGAATCTTTCAAGTGGCTTTTCGAGACCTTTAAGAGTGCCATGTGTGGGAAACAGCCAAAGACAATATTGACAGATCGATCTGCTGCTTTGAAGGAAGCCCTGAGTCTCACTTGGCCTGGTACAGTTCACCGTTCTTGCTTGTGGCAAATATACCAGAATGCTGCTAAGTCcttaaaacatgtttttaataCTTTTGAAGGATTCGCACTTGATTTTCGCCACTGCATTTTTGATATCAAGGATGACCAGGAATTTGATGAGGCATGGAATGTTATAGTCGAGAAGTACAACCTCAAAGAAGAGGAATGGTTAAATAAGTTGTATGAAGATCGAGAAAATTGGGCATTGCCATATAATCGACAGATATTCTTAGGGGACATTAAAAGCATGTTGCAAGCAGAAACATGTTGTGTTAGACTGAGAGAATACTTGGATTGTGAGAAGCATATCTATCTGTTTTTGAAATTATTCGAAAGTTCAACAGAGAAGAGGAGGCAAGAAGAGATACAGGCTGATTACCAAGCCAGCCAAGGGGCACTAAGAGTATCCGTGCCACTGCTATGGCAGGGTGCAAACCTGTATACACCAATCATCTTTGAGTTATTTAGAAAGGAATATGAACTGTGTATGGACTGTATGGCTTATAACTGTGGGGAGTTTGGCTCTCTCTCTGAGTACATGATCACTGTTAAGAACAAAACTAAAGACCAGCTTGTGCGGTTTGATTCATCAGATGGTACAGTTGCATGTACttgtaaaaaatttgaaaatgctGGAATATTATGCTGCCATATATTAAAGGTATATGAGCTGAGAAATGTTAAAGAGATCGCTCCTCAGTATTTTCTTAAGAGATGGAGAAAAGATGCAAAGTTGGGAACTGCTGATGGAATTAATGGATTTAATTTTGATAATGACACAAAATCTTCTGTTCCAGAACGTTATGCAGCTGTATGCCGCTTGTTCTATAAGATAGCTGCTAAGGCTGCAGAGAACGTTGATACATTTGCACTGATGGCAAACCAATCAGATCAACTTTTTGAGGAAGTAGAACGGATTTTGCAATCTACAATGGCAAGCAAGTCATCTGTTGGCCCTTCTATTAAGGATCAATTAACTCGTATGGTTCAGAGTGACTATCTCCTTAATAATAGCAATGAAGCTGAGAAATCTActggaaagaagaaaaatgaagtttATCGCCATAAAAATGCTCTGGGAACTAATAAAAGgcagaaaacaagaaaag ACACAAGGCACCCTGATGGAGCAACCACTGGACCAAGAGATGGGGAACTGAACATGACACCAGAAAACGCGCAGTCAGAATCAAGGAATTCTCCAAATCAGTTCCTCCCAGATCAATTAATGCag GGGCATTATATACTTGGTCACAGCTTTGAGAATCTTCATAACAATTTGAATCAGTTTGGTCAG GCTTCATCAGTTCCAACCCTGCAGCAGCAGGCATTCCCCGTAAATAATCAATTAGCCCAA GGCTATCCCAGTGATATGCATGGACTACAGTTTGTAGGGACAAATCCCCAAATGGAGCATGAGAATACTGATCAGACCCAGTCATCGATACCAGTGTGGGATTTTCTCTGA
- the LOC102703959 gene encoding uncharacterized protein At4g15545-like, whose amino-acid sequence MARHEAAPGVDFHLPDEILAVIPTDPYEQLDVARKITSMAIASRVSRLEADVARLRRDLADRDRAEADLRGRLADSNARLLAALDENAKLAKERESLASTAKKMARNLAKLEAFKKQLMKSLSEDNLLQLPETGDDHDLDTDNNLTARVPSWKAEVSSSRISVDTSSRSTMTESAQGHQFSITSYTAPKLTTGSTPIISSSGGSPRASSPKFLSGPTSPTRSLSESHSTFSSWHGSTSHQYSAPTSPPQRRSFAGQPRIDGKEFFRQARTRLSYEQFGAFLANIKEFNAQKQSREDTLSKAEEIFGTEHKDLYISFQNMLNRNHS is encoded by the exons atggcgaggcaCGAAGCGGCGCCCGGGGTGGACTTCCACCTGCCGGACGAGATCCTGGCCGTGATCCCCACCGACCCGTACGAGCAGCTCGACGTGGCGCGGAAGATCACCTCCATGGCCATCGCCTCCCGCGTCTCCCGCCTCGAGGCCGACgtcgcgcgcctccgccgcgacctcgccgaccgCGACCGCGCCGAGGCCGACCTccgcggccgcctcgccgactCCAacgcccgcctcctcgccgccctcgaCGAGAAC GCGAAGCTGGCGAAGGAGAGGGAGTCTCTCGCTTCGACTGCGAAGAAGATGGCGAGGAACTTGGCGAAG TTGGAAGCATTTAAGAAGCAGTTGATGAAGTCATTGAGTGAAGACAATTTATTA CAATTGCCAGAAACAGGTGATGACCATGATTTAGATACAGACAACAATTTGACTGCTCGAGTTCCCTCTTGGAAAG CTGAAGTTTCAAGTAGCCGCATATCTGTAGATACTTCCAGCAGATCCACAATGACTGAATCAGCCCAGG GACACCAGTTCTCAATCACATCATACACAGCTCCAAAACTAACTACAGGTTCAACACCTATCATTTCATCTTCTGGTGGTTCCCCCCGAGCATCCTCTCCAAAGTTCTTATCTGGCCCGACATCACCTACAAGATCTCTATCTGAAAGCCACTCAACCTTTTCATCGTGGCATGGATCAACAAGCCATCAGTATTCAGCACCGACCTCTCCTCCTCAGCGCCGGTCGTTTGCAG GGCAGCCCCGTATAGATGGAAAGGAATTTTTCCGGCAAGCACG GACACGACTTTCATATGAGCAATTTGGAGCATTTTTAGCTAATATCAAGGAATTCAATGCTCAGAAACAATCGCGAGAG GACACTCTGTCGAAGGCAGAAGAGATTTTTGGAACAGAGCACAAAGATTTGTACATTTCTTTCCAGAATATGCTTAACCGCAACCATTCATGA
- the LOC102715301 gene encoding protein argonaute 2-like, with the protein MEYGRGGGGRGRGRGGGGGGGEGRGGGYGGGGRGGRGPGGGGGGRGYESRGGRGYESGGGRGYGGGRGGGGYEPGGGRGNGGGGGGGYESGGGGRGYGGGGRGYDSGGGRGPGGGGGRGYESGGGRGNGGGRGYESGGGGRGYGGGGRGYDSGGGRGPGGGGGRGYETGGGRGGNAWAQPGRGRGGGPTPAPAPVPAPAPATAPAPAARRIQDEGPSGSVERIASSEVVRVEQPAAPVAVSPSGSRVPMRRPDGGGSVSKAKVKLLVNHFIVNYRQASTIFHYDIDIKLDKSSPKASDMELSKADFLTVKDELFRDESFRRLSSTVAYDGKRNLFTCAELPDGFFRVKVRSRTYIVSVEFKKQLPLSQISELPVPREVLQGLDVIVREASRWRKIIIGQGFYSQSRRVNLGDDVVALKGTQQTLKCTQKGLILCVDYSVMPFRKAGPVLDLVQNIATYIDHRTALDIQQLEKLKNKITGQRVTVNHRRTKQKYIVHGLTDKPASQITFVDSESGQTKRLIDYYSQQYDKVIKYPMLPCLDLSKSKDKQNYVPIELCELLEGQRYPKESLHRDFDKKLKQMALIPAPKRKQEILDLVNAEDGPCRGEIAQQFGISLDVQMMEVTGRILPPPSLKLSSSNGQPTNFNIDKPNCQWNLKSTKLAEGRVLQCWGIVDFSAIPRDEYECPLHREMFIDKIVSKCCELGIKMNRKPCFEHPSKMSVLSNPRELYEELNKAKQAAAETKQKLQLLFCAMSEQHPGYKTLKLICETQLGIQTQCLLSTLANRTRGQDQYMANLALKINGKIGGINIQLSPDSLPRVSGAPYMFIGADVNHPSPGNVESPSIAAVVASVDHGVSKYVPRIRAQPHRCEVIQHLGDMCQELIGVFEKKNRVKPQRIIYFRDGVSDGQFDMVLNEELADLEKAIRTEGYSPTITVIVAKKRHHTRLFPKDGREKHQTSEGNVLPGTVVDTGVVDPAAYDFYLCSHNGMIGTSRPTHYYSLMDQHGFASDDLQKLVYNLCFVFARCTKPVSLATPVYYADLAAYRGRLHYEGMMMSQPPPPSSESSSAGAFDFSNFPTLHEDLVDSMFFI; encoded by the exons ATGGAGTacgggcgcggtggcggtggccgcggGAGGggccgcggtggtggtggcggcggcggggaaggtCGCGGGGGTGGCtatggcggtggcgggcgcggTGGGCGCGGgcctggtggtggtggtggtggacgaGGGTATGAGTCCCGCGGTGGTCGTGGGTACGAGTCCGGAGGCGGGCGTGGGTATGGCGGCgggcgtggtggtggtgggtatGAGCCCGGTGGTGGGCGTGGCaatggaggtggtggtggtggtgggtacgagtcaggcggcggcgggcgtggGTATGGTGGTGGCGGACGCGGGTATGATTCCGGTGGGGGGCGTGGAcctggcggaggcggcggacgtGGGTACGAGTCCGGTGGTGGGCGTGGCAATGGAGGTGGTCGTGGGTACGagtccggcggcggtggccgtgggtatggtggcggcggacgcggGTATGATTCCGGTGGGGGGCGTGGGcctggcggaggcggcggacgtGGGTACGAgaccggcggtggccggggcgGGAACGCGTGGGCGCAGCCGGGAAGAGGGCGCGGAGGTGGTCCCACCCCCGCCCCAGCTccggtgccggcgccggcgccagcgaCAGCGCCAGCACCAGCAGCGCGGAGGATCCAGGACGAAGGGCCGTCGGGTTCCGTTG aGCGCATTGCTTCCAGTGAGGTTGTAAGAGTAGAACAGCCTGCAGCCCCAGTTGCTGTGTCCCCCAGTGGCTCGCGTGTGCCAATGCGAAGGCCTGATGGTGGAGGTTCAGTATCTAAAGCCAAGGTCAAACTGTTGGTGAACCATTTTATAGTCAACTACCGACAGGCATCAACCATTTTTCACTATGACATAGACATCAAACTTGACAAAAGTTCCCCCAAAGCTTCAGACATGGAGCTCTCCAAGGCAGATTTTCTCACAGTCAAGGATGAGCTCTTCAGGGATGAGAGCTTTCGGCGGCTTTCATCAACTGTTGCTTATGATGGCAAGAGAAACTTGTTCACTTGCGCTGAGCTACCAGATGGTTTCTTCCGTGTGAAAGTCCGTTCACGGACTTACATTGTATCTGTGGAGTTCAAGAAGCAACTTCCTTTGAGCCAAATCTCAGAACTGCCTGTGCCTAGAGAAGTTTTGCAGGGGCTTGATGTCATTGTGCGCGAGGCCTCACGCTGGCGCAAGATTATCATTGGTCAGGGATTTTACTCGCAAAGCCGCAGAGTAAACCTTGGGGATGATGTTGTAGCTCTCAAAGGAACTCAGCAGACCCTTAAGTGCACTCAGAAAGGATTGATCCTTTGTGTGGACTATTCGGTTATGCCGTTCCGCAAAGCTGGACCTGTGTTGGATCTTGTTCAGAACATTGCGACATACATCGACCACAGGACAGCACTAGACATACAGCAATTGGAAAAATTGAAGAATAAGATCACTGGCCAGCGTGTGACTGTAAATCATAGGAGGACTAAGCAGAAATACATTGTTCATGGTTTGACAGATAAACCTGCCAGCCAGATAACTTTTGTAGATTCTGAATCAGGACAGACCAAGAGGCTTATCGATTATTATTCACAGCAGTATGACAAGGTTATTAAGTACCCAATGCTTCCATGCTTGGATTTGAGTAAGAGCAAGGACAAACAAAACTACGTGCCGATTGAACTGTGTGAACTTCTTGAAGGGCAGAGGTATCCAAAAGAAAGCTTACATCGGGATTTTGATAAAAAGCTGAAGCAAATGGCTTTAATCCCCGCCCCAAAGCGGAAGCAGGAGATTCTGGACTTGGTAAATGCTGAAGATGGGCCTTGCAG GGGAGAAATAGCTCAGCAGTTTGGGATTTCTTTGGATGTGCAAATGATGGAAGTCACTGGTAGGATCCTTCCTCCCCCCAGCCTAAAACTTAGCAGCTCCAATGGCCAGCCCACCAACTTCAATATTGATAAGCCTAACTGCCAGTGGAACCTTAAGTCGACAAAACTAGCAGAAGGCCGGGTGCTTCAGTGCTGGGGCATCGTCGACTTCAGTGCAATTCCCAGGGATGAATATGAATGCCCCCTGCATAGGGAGATGTTCATTGACAAGATTGTTAGCAAGTGCTGTGAACTTGGCATAAAGATGAACCGTAAGCCATGCTTTGAGCATCCGTCTAAAATGTCGGTGCTATCTAATCCACGCGAACTTTACGAGGAGCTTAACAAGGCGAAGCAGGCCGCAGCCGAGACTAAACAGAAGCTGCAGCTCCTCTTCTGCGCAATGTCTGAGCAGCATCCTGGGTACAAGACGCTGAAGCTTATCTGCGAGACGCAGCTGGGGATCCAGACCCAGTGCTTGTTGAGCACCCTCGCCAACAGGACAAGGGGACAGGACCAGTACATGGCCAACCTTGCTCTGAAGATCAACGGCAAGATCGGGGGCATCAACATCCAGCTGTCCCCCGATTCGCTCCCGCGGGTCTCCGGCGCGCCGTACATGTTCATCGGCGCGGACGTGAACCACCCGTCGCCGGGGAACGTGGAGAGCCCGTCGATTGCAGCAGTAGTGGCCTCGGTGGATCACGGCGTCAGCAAGTACGTGCCAAGAATCCGCGCCCAGCCGCACCGCTGCGAGGTGATCCAGCACCTCGGCGACATGTGCCAGGAGCTCATCGGCGTGTTCGAGAAGAAGAACCGCGTGAAGCCCCAGAGGATCATCTACTTCCGCGACGGCGTCAGCGACGGGCAGTTCGACATGGTGCTGAACGAGGAGCTGGCGGACCTGGAGAAGGCGATCAGGACGGAGGGGTACTCGCCGACGATCACCGTGATCGTGGCCAAGAAGCGGCACCACACGCGGCTGTTCCCCAAGGACGGGAGGGAGAAGCACCAGACCAGTGAGGGGAACGTGCTCCCCGGCACGGTGGTGGACACCGGCGTGGTCGACCCGGCGGCGTACGACTTCTACCTGTGCAGCCACAACGGGATGATCGGGACGAGCCGGCCGACGCACTACTACAGCCTCATGGACCAGCACGGCTTCGCCTCCGACGACCTGCAGAAGCTGGTCTACAACCTCTGCTTCGTCTTCGCCCGCTGCACCAAGCCGGTGTCGCTGGCGACGCCCGTCTACtacgccgacctcgccgcctaCCGCGGCAGGCTCCACTACGAGGGCATGATGATGTCGcagcccccgccgccgtcttcggagtcctcctccgccggagCGTTCGACTTCAGCAACTTCCCGACGCTGCACGAGGATCTGGTGGACAGCATGTTCTTCATCTGA